The Candidatus Zixiibacteriota bacterium nucleotide sequence TTCGGACACGTCTTGAATCCGCTTGATACGGTCCCGGAGTTCCGCCGCGATCCGCCGCAGCATGAAATGATCGTAGCGATCGCTCCACAGCGTCAGCGCCAGCATCGGGACGTCGTCGATCGACCGCGGCTTGATCAGCGGCGGACTGGCGCCGGGCGGGATCAGGTCGAGGTTCGCGAACATCTTCTGGTTGAGCCGAACGATGCTCTGTTCTTCATCCTCACCCACGTAAAATCTGACGATCGCCAGCGCGGCGCCGGCCGTGGAGGTGGAGTAAACGTACTCGACGCCGGGAATTTCCCAGAGCAGCGCCTCCATGGGTTTGGTGACGCGCTCCTCGACTTCTTTCGCGCTGGCGCCGGGCATCTGCACGAAGACGTCGATCATCGGCACGACGATCTGCGGTTCCTCTTCGCGGGGAAGCAGCAGGATCGATCCCGCCCCGAGCAGGACCGACGTCAAGATGACGAGCGGCGTAAGCTTCGAATCGATAAAGGCGCGGGCGACTTTACCGGCTAATCCCAATTTTCGCCTCCTCAGAGCGAGCCTGGCGTGGAAGCTTGCTTCCTTCGTCGACGCGCTCGATGCCTTTCGTGACGACTCGCTCGCCCGCCTTGAGCCCGGAGAGAATCTCCACGCGGTCCCCGTAGCGCTCTCCCGTCGTGACCAGCCGGAAACGGACGATCCCTTCAGGGTTCGCGACGTAGATTCCGACGAGCTGTCCCCTCCGCAAAAGCGCCGCGGCAGGGACGCTCAAGACAGTGCGCTTTCCCAGAGAAAACCTCGCCTTTCCATAGAGTCCGGAGCGGATCGCGGGATGGGACGGAAGAGCGACTTTCACGGTGAAAGTGCGACTCCTTGGGTCCGCGGCGGGGACGATCTCGGCCACGTTTCCGGAAAGTTCCTGCTCGACGGCATCGAGCACAACCGGAACCGTCTTCCCGAGAGCCACATGCCCCATCCGTGACTCCCCGACTTGAAGCTCGAGGCGATAGTGACCGGCTTCTTCGAGCGTCAGAAGGGGGCTGCCGGGAGACGCCAGCATGCCCGCCTCGGCGGTTTTTGCCGTGACCAGAGCATCAAAGGGAGCGGCGATCGCCGTGTAGCTGAGCACGGCCCTGGCATAAGCGAGCCTGGCCTTCGCCTGCTCCTTCCTGGCCCTCAGGGATTGCAGATTTTCCTCCGCGCGTCCCGCCTCGGCATCCGCGATCGCGTATCTGGTCCTCACCTCGTCGTACTCCTGAGGAGCCACCGATCCTCTCGCGATCAGCGACTCGTACCGCTTGAAGGTGGCGTATGCCAGCTCTCGTTGCCCGCGGGCCGCAACCAGCCCCAATTCGGCGCCTTTCACGGCCCTTTCGATCTCGTCGAGCGCCGCCTCGGCACCCTGAAGCTCGGCCCGAAGATCCCGATTGTCGATCTCGACGACCGTTTTTCCCCTGGGTACCCGGTCGCCTTCCCTGACGGCGACCGCGACCACGGTCCCGACGATCTTGCTGGAAAGCGTCGCGGTTCTCCTCGACACGACCGTGCCGGTGGCCTCGAAAAAATCCTCCCCGAGCGTCGGTTGAACGACCTCGACCTCGACGCCTCGAAGGGCGTTGGCCTCGCCCCCGCCCCGGCCTACCGGCCTTTCCCGAGAGCAGGCGGTAAGCGCCAGAAAGAACGCGATCGCCAGCGGTTTCTTCGCATTCATGGCAGCGCCCCTGTGGCAAGATTCAGTCGCGCGCGAAAGATTTGGCTGTTGATCCGAGCCTGGAGGAGGTCCTGCTCCGCTCTTTTCAACGCCGCTTCTCCGTCCACGACGTCGACGCTTTTCGCCAACCCGACCTCGTAGCGGTCCTTGACGATCCTGAGGCTCTCCGCGGCCTGGTCCACGTTCTGGCTGGCCACGGCGACCTGCCGGCGCGACGAGCGGAGCCCCAGATAGGCCTCTTCGACCTCGACGGCGATCGCCTGAAGCAGATCGTCGCGGAGCAACCGGGCGCGTCCGGTCAGGGCTCTGGCTTCTCTCTCCTTCTCTTGCGTGGCGAAGCCATTAAACAGGTTCCACCTGGCCGTGATGAACACGGCGAAGCTCTCGCCGCTCGTGCTGAATTTCCGGGTGTTGCCCTCGAATTGGGTGACGAATCCCAGAGCGGGATAGTAATCCGCTCGGGCGGCGCGCATGCTTTCCGTCGCCTTCTCCACGTCCTTTTCCGCGGCCTTCAGATCGGGGCGAGAGGATCTCGCCACGGCAACGAGGCGGTGAAAGTCCTCCAGCGGGAGACGGTCCTCGTTCACGCGCTCGGTCAAGCGAAACTTTTCCGTCTCGATCCCCAGGACGTGTCTTAGCCGTGCGCGGCTGATCGCGACAAGGTTTTCGGCTTCCATCTTTTCTCTCTCCAGGCCGCCGACCAGAACCTCGGCGCGCAGGAAATCGGAGCGAACGGTGAGCCCCTTTTGGAAGAGATCTTCCGCTCGTCTTCGATGGGCGCGCGCGGACGCCAGCGCGCGCTCCACGACTTCAAGATTTCCATCGGCCAGGAGCGCCTGGTAGTAAGCCTCGGTGGCGCGAAAGACCACATCCTGCTGCGCCCGCCGTTTTATATCTTCCGAGGCTTCGGCGCTCAATTGGGCCTGCCGGAGATTTGCCGACAGCCTTCCCCCCGTGTAAAGGGGCTGCTCCAGGCGAATCTGGCTGCTGAGGTTGGTCAGCGGGGGAGGTTCGTTGAGGGATCCGATCGCGAAGTTCCTCTGCTTGAAGCTGGCTTGATCCAGGAGACCGGAAAATACCAGCGTCGGCTTGTCGCTGTAAGTAAATCCCTCGACGAGGTCCAGGCGAGGGAAGAAAGCCCCCCGCGCCTGACCGACGCCGCTGGCAGCAGCCTCCGACTGTCGCGCCACAGCCTGCAAGCGGCGGTTGTTCGTCAAAGCCAGCTGAACGGCCTCGGCCAACGTGAGAGGCGTCTGATCTTGAGCCAGCGCGGGCCAGCGGCACAGGAGCAGCGTCATGCAAAAGAAAACCCCGGCCATCCTCGGCGCCTGTTTCATGTTTCCTCCCTAATTTTCGCCGTTGGAAGATCCGCCTGCCGCCGGCGAATTCGACGCACCCTAGGCAAACAGGCGGTCCAGCAGGACCATCCACAGAAACCCCAAAACCGCGCCGACGGTCGCCTCGCGTCGATAGCCGCGGCTTTGACTCTCCGGAATCATTTCGCCGAACACAACGTACAGCATGGCGCCGGCCGCAAAGGCCAAACCAGACAGGAGCAGCGCCTGAGCTCCACTGACGAGCACGAGACTCGGGATTCCGACCAGAGGCTCCGTCAGACCGCTCAAGAGCGCGCTCCCGACGGCGCGCCCCCTGCCGTACCCTTCGCGAACGATGGTCAGGGCGACGGCCAAACCCTCGGGCATATTGTGCAGCCCGATTGCAATTGCCATGACTGTTCCCGCCGACTGGTTTTCTTGTCCGAAGCTCATGCCCACGGAGAGCCCCTCGGGAATGTTGTGGATGACCATGGCTAGAACGAGCAGCCAGACCCTGCGAAGGCGGGATGAGGTGCCATCGGCGCCCTGGGCCGGATGAAAGCGCTGGAACGCCAAACTGGCGAGGTCCAGGAAGGCGGCGCCGGCGAGAAAGCCCGGGCCCGCGGCCCATACGCTGCCCAGCCGCAACGAGGGAAGGAGCAGCCCGAAACTGGCGGCGGCGACCATGACCCCGGCGGCGAAACCGAGCATCGCATCGAGAGCTCGCTCGGGCTTCCCGGCCATGACCAGAGCCGGCAAGGCTCCCAGACCGGTGGCGAGGCCGGCGGTGAGACTGGCTACGGATCCGGCGACGATCGAGTCCATGCGCGAAGCAAAGCCGCGGCCGTTTCATTCGACGAACGTCAGGAGACCCATCACCGCGATCCCCGTCGTGATCAGGCCGGTCTGCAGGCCCAGCGCGCGAACGCTGCGGTCGTGCTGCAGCTCCGGAATCAAATCCGCCGCGGCCAGGTACACGAAGCCGCCGGCCGTGACGGGCAGCAAAGTCCTGGTGACGGCCTCGTGAGCCACGGTTCCTGCTCCCAGCGACACCCCCGCGCCGACGATCGCCACGCTCGCCGATGCCAGATTGAGCAGGACCGCCCTGCGCACGCTCAAGCCGCTGTGAACCAGGATTCCGAAATCGCCGAGCTCCTGCGGGATCTCGTGGAGCACGACCGCGATCGTGGTCGATATCCCGAGCGTCGGGCCGGCAAGATAGCTCGCGCCGATCACCAGCCCGTCGATGAAATTGTGGATCGCGTCGCCGAGAACGTTGATCGCCGCGAGCTCGGGCCGGCGAACCGTTTCGCCGGGATGGTGGTGCGCGTGGAGCACGCCGTGCGTGTGGCGAAGAAGCTTCTCGACGACGAAAAAGGCCATCATGCCGGCGAGAATCAAAAGCGAGGCTGCCAGCGATGCTCCAGCGGCTGCAAACGCTTCGAAAGTCCCCGGGATCAGGTGGATGAACGCGTCGCCCAGAAGCGCGCCGACGGCGAAGCTGACGAAAAAGGTGGCCAGGGCGCGCACGCGGGCTTCGTCCATCGACAGCGTCAGCACCCCGACAAGCGACACGAGACTGACCGCCAGAACGCTGGCGATCGTGAGCAGCACCGTCATCGACCCTCTACGATTTCGACAACTGCCGCCGGATGCGGTCGAGCACCTCGGCGAACGTCATCTGGTTCAGCAGGCGGCTGAACTGCGCCCGGTAATTGTTCACCAGGCTCACGTTCTCGATCACAACGTCGTAGACTTTCCAGTCTCCATCGGTTTTGTGGAGCCTGTAATTCACCGCGATCTCCTCGCCTTTGTCGGTGACGATCTTGGTGGCCACCTCGGCGAAACCCTGTTCCTCGGTCTCGCGGCCGTAGACGATCCTTTCGCCGTGATAGGACTCGATGTTCCGGATGTAAGAATCCTCGAGAAGCTGCGTGAAGAGCTTGACGAATTCCTGCCGCTCCGCCGGAGTGATGCGCCGCCAGGCGGCGCCGAGCGAGCGCCGCGCCATCTCGGGAAAGTCGAATCTGGGATAGATCGCCTCGCGCAGCTTTTGCCGGCGCTCCTCCCTCGCTGCGGGCCGGGCCAATTTCGGATCGTTGAGGATCCGCAGAACCCTGTCGGCGGTCGCGCGCACCTGATCGCCGGGGACCCCGGCGCGGAGATTTCCCGGAGTCACGGCGCAGGCGAGCACTACACCGAACAGAACGCGCGCGATCGAGATAAATCCTGCCGCCATTGCTTCAGTTCCCATCGAATCTTCGACTAACCAACCGCCGGCAGGCGGCCCCGCCCCGCACAACCACCCTACGATGTCTGCATGCCCCGGACCCCGTCAATATTTGGACAATACGGCGAGCAACCTCCGCGCGCCAGCCGGCGGCTGCACCTTGCCGGAAAGGATATCCCGCGCCGACACGGGTTTGCCGTAATACGCCGCGTTGAGCTCGTCGCGCGTGGTCAGGACCGTTCCCTCGAGAGAGACGCCGGCGAAAAGGCCCTGACTGCGGCTGTAGGTGTAAACGGCCGCCTGCAAGCCCACCGCGGCCTCCGCGGTGCGCCCGACGGGGCCGGCCGCCACGCTCAGAGCCCCGCCGAGAGTGAAACTGCCGCCTCGCGCGAACGCCTCCACGGCGGCCGGAGTGTTGAGCACGATGACCAGCTCGGAGATCTCGACGCCGGCCTGAAAGCCGGCTCCGATCCCTGCCGCGCCGATCGCCGAAGGGCCGCTCCAGCCGGTTTCGGTCCGCTGCACCACGATCCCGCTCCCCCCTCGAACGCTGCCTACGAATCCGGCCTTCGTGACGTTGAGGATCGCCAGTCCTCGTGCCGCGCGCATGACGGCGGGCGGAATTCCCGATTCCGGGATCGCCTCGAAGCGTTCGATGATGGCCGCCGCCTGGTCCACATCCGCCTGCATCGCGTTTTCGGGAGAAACCGTAGCGCACGCCGCGAACAACGCCGCAACGACGAGAAAAATGGTTGCTCTCATGCCGGCGCCTCCTCTTTTGTCGACCGGTTTCCCCTTTTGAAGCCTCGCCTTTCGAGCGACCGACCGAGCGGCGCTCACAACAGCTCGAGCCGCCAGATCGGGCTGCGGGCGTCCGGCGGCAGGCAGAGCACGGGCCGCGCGTTTTCGATGCGCTCGCCCGGCGGCTCGACTCCCAGGACGCGGCACAGGACGCGGAACACGCCCGAATGAGAGACGATCAGCGGAAGCCCTTCCGGCTCGACCCTGGCGAAACCGCGCAAGACCCGACTCGAAAACTCCTCCTCGGTCTCGCCTCCTGGAGGGGTGACCCCGGCGAGGCACAGGTCGCGCGGTCGGCCTTCGAGCGCGCCCCAGTTACGCTCCCCCAGCTCCGGAACGATGGTCACGGGCAGCTCCAGGGCTTCCGCGACGTACCGCGCGGTCTGGCGCGCGCGCTGCAGCGCGCTCGAGCAGATCGCCGTAATGCCGCGTCCCGCGAGCAACGCGGCCGCCTCGCGCGCCTGGACGTGCCCCAGCTCGGTCAGGGGGACGTCGCGCGAGCCGGCCACAATCCTGAGCACGTTCGCCTCGGTCTCCCCGTGGCGCAGAAAGTAAAAAGGCCGCGCGAAGAGCGGAACCCTCGGGACCTCCACCGTCATAGGCGCACCACGCCGGCCGCCGCGACTTCGGCCGGAGCAAAGGCGCGCGCGAGCTCGTCGAGAGCCTCGCGTTCGCAGAACGCCGGAACTACGGTGGCCGGCCCGGCCGACCGGACGAGGGCGACGTTGTCGGACAGGCGTGGGTGAACGTTCCAGCGCAGATATCGCGCCCGGCCGCTCTTGATCAGCCGTTCCGCCGGAGTGCCCGGCGGAACGTAGCCTGTAAAAACGATCGCCGGCCGTGCAGCACCTCCCCATTCCGCGACCCGGCGCGCGGCCTCTCCGGCCGTCGCGTCGGCGCGGCTCGCGAGCATCACTCCCTGCGTTCCGTCGATCGGCCCGGCGGTCGCCGCGATTCGGGCGATCTCCGTTTCAGTCCCAGGATGCAGCGACTCCCGGCCCTCTTCCGCCAGGCGCCGCAGCCCGGCGCGCACGGCTTCATCCACGCGCACGGCGCAACCCCGGCGCGCGAGGTAGAGAGCGATCTCGGGCCCCCGGCCGTCAGCCGGAACCGGCAGCAAAACGTCGCCCGCGGAAAAGACCGCATCGAAGCTCGCAAACTGTCTGGCAAGCGGCGTGTCGTCGGCTCCGTAGGAGGCGTCGAGGATGACCGTCCGCGCGGGCGGGGGAGCGTCGTAGCGGTAGAGAATCGACTCGCTCGAGTGGTCGCCCATGTAGAGAAGACCGCCGCCCACATGCAGACGAAGCCAGACGCCGCCCGGCGCGTGGCCCGAACGGCCCGTGTCGACCCGTATCCCGACGATGTCGGTCGAGCCTGCAAGCGGCAGGACGCGGGATTCGACGCCTGCCGGAAGGCCCCGGCAAACCCACTCGGTGGCGAAAACGGGAGGATTCCCGATCTTCGACATCAGGGACAGGCCGCCCGCGTGGTCCCGGTGGCCATGGCTCAGGACAAGAGCGTCGACCTCGCCGACGCCGCTTACGTCGGGCAGCAGTCCCGGCTGAGGCCCGTAGCCGAGATCGAGCAGCAGGCGAACGCTTCCGGCCTCCACGAGAAAGCAGGCCGGTCCCTTCCCGGCGACGCCCGAGATCGGGGTGAGCGCGGGTCCGGATGTCGCGGCACGAGCCGGTTGCATGTCGTCACCGGTGCTGTAGCAAAGCTTCCACGGGCAAAGACCGTGCCGGTCAAAAATACGCTTTCAACACGTACTGTTGCAGCATCCGATGGGTGTTGAAGAACGAGCCGTTGAGCGCGATCGCGTGCCGCATCACGTCGATGAAGCCGTTGCGGTTGCCGTAGAACAGCGGAACCACGACGTCCTGCAGCTTCTCGTAGAGCGCCGCCGCGTCGCGAGAGTGATTCTTCGCTTCGTCGCCCGCGGGCTTCGGTCCGATCGACCAGCCGGTCACGCCTTCGATGCATCCCTCGATCCACCACCCGTCGAGCACGCTGAGGCTGGGAACGCCGTTGAGCGCGGCCTTCATGCCGCTGGTTCCCGAGGCCTCGAGCGGCGGCTGAGGCGTGTTGAGCCAGACGTCGACTCCCGAGGTCAGCTTCTTCCCGAGCTCCAGGTCGTAGTTCTCCAGGTAGACCCCTTTGACCGAGCCCCGCAGCGACTGCAGGGCGCGAACGACGCGCTGGATCGATTCCTTGCCCGAGGCGTCATGCGGGTGCGCCTTGCCCGCGTAGACGATCTGCAACCTGCCGCCCGACGCGATCTCCTTCAGCCGCGCGAGATCCGAAACGAGAAGATCGGCGCGCTTGTACGCCGCCGCGCGGCGCGCGAAGCCGATCGTCAGCACGTCGACGTCCATCCCGGCGTTCGTCTGTCGGTTGATGTCCAGGATCAGCGACCGCTTCGCCCGCATGTGGGCGCGCCAGATGTCCTCGGCCGGAATGCTGAGCGCGTAGCGGAGGCTGAAATTGTCTTGCTGCCACCCCGGAATATACTGATCGAAGAGCCTGCGGAATGGCCCCGAAGTCCAGGTGGCGGCGTGCACGCCGTTGGTGATCGCGTCGATGTTGTACCCCGCGAACATCAGCCGCGAGATCTCGCCGTGGCGCTTGGCGACCCCGTTCACGTAGTGGCTCAGGTTCAGCGCGAGGTACGTCATGTTCAGGATCCCCTCGCAGCAGAAGACGTCCTTCATCTCGTGGACTTCCCGGCGCGCCAGGAGACGATCGACGAGATCGAGCGGAAACTGGTCGTGGCCCGCCGCGACCGGCGTATGGGTCGTGAAGATGCACTTTTTCCGGACCACCTCCACGTCGCGCGGCTCGATCTTCTCCCTGCCGGCCTTTCTCGCCTCCTCGTCCAGAAGCTCGAGCGCCAGCAAACCGGCGTGTCCTTCGTTCATGTGGAATCGGCTGATGGCGTCGTAGCCAATCGCCCGGAGCATTCTCACGCCGCCGATGCCGAGAATGATCTCCTGAGCCAGGCGATAGCGTTGATCGCCGCCGTAAAGGAAATGCGTCAGGGTCCGGTCCCACTCGGAGTTGTCCGGAAGGTCGGAGTCCAGGAAGTAGACCGGGACGATGAAGTTCCCGGCGCCGCGCAGCTCGTATTTCCACGCGCGGAGCTGCACGCTTCGACCTTCGATCACGACGGCGGTCCGGTGCGGGGTTTCGGCGAGAAAATCCTCGACCACCCAATCCACCGGCTCTTCCGTCTGCCATCCACTGGGATCCAGCCTCTGGTAGAAATACCCCTTGCGATGAAGGAGCGTCACGCCCACGAGGGGAACCTTCAGATCGGCCGCAGCCCGCAACGTGTCCCCCGCGAGCACGCCGAGCCCGCCGCTGTACGTGGGCATGGCCGCTTCCAGCCCGATCTCCATGGAAAAATAGGCGATCCACCTGTCGGATTCGACCGGCATACACCACCACCCGAGAGTTCGGTGCCGCTGCGTGACAGGATAACCCGCCGCCGGCGCAGCAGCGGCCGCCCTCTGCGCCGGCGAAAAAAGAATACACGATACCCGAACGGTTGACCATCCCGAAGGCCGTCGGCGCATTCGCGATTCGGGAGCGAATCGAGCCGTGAACATCGCGCCGGCTCACGGCTGAAGGCCCGCAAGCTGCGTCCAGCCGCCGCCGAGCGACTTGTACAGGGCGATGAGATTGGAGGCGACCCGCCCGCGGCTCTGGACCAGCTGGTCCTGGGACGCAAGCGACGTTCGCTCCGCGTCCAGCACCGTCTGGAAGTCGACCAGACCAGACGCGTACTGGTCGCGCGCCAGCTGCGCCGCGTGCCGGGCGGCCTGATCCGCCTCCGCGAGCGCCCGCTGCCGCTCCTGTTCTCCGGCATAGGCGACCAGGGCGTTCTCGACGTCTTCGAGCGCGGTAAGAACGGCGGCTTCGTACTGCTCCAATGCCTGCTGCTGGAGCGCGCTTTGGGCTTCGATCGCCCGACGGATCGCTCCGCCCTTGAAAATTGTCCAGACGAGGCTCCCGGCGAGGCTCGCCGCCCGGCTTCCGGCGGAGAACAGCCGATCGCCCGAGAGCGCTTCCAAACCGATGGATCCAGGCAGGGAGAGCCGGGGATAGAGATCGGCCGTGGCGACCCCGACGCGCGCGGTCTGCGCGGCGAGCTGCCGCTCCGCGCGGCGAACGTCCGGCCGGCGCCGTAGAGTCTCGGCGGGCACCCCGACCGCGATCTCGACGGGCGGTTGGGGTATCGGCTTTCGCGCCGACAACTCCGCGTCGAGCGCGCCCGGATGAACCCCGACCAGCACCGCGATCCGGTTCCTGGCCGCCTCGATGTCGGAGCGCAACCGCGGGAGCTGCGCGCGTGTGTTCTCGAGATTGGACCTCGCCTGTTCCACGTCGAGCCTGCTCACGAGGCCGGCCTCGAATCGCCATTCGGTGAGCTGCAGGGTTTCCGTCTGTGCTTCGACGTTTTCCTCCGCCACCTGGAGTTGGGCCTGGAGAGTGCGCGCCTCCACGTAGTTGACCGCGACCTCCGCGAGCACTGTCACGAGCACGTCGTGGTAATCCGCCACGCTCGCCTCGAGGTCCCCCTGCGCCGCCTCGACGGAACGGCGCACCCGGCCGAAGACGTCGATTTCCCACGTGGCGTCGAACCCGGTCTTGTACAGCTCGCGCGTTTCTCCCGCGCCGGTCTGCTCGCTGCCACGGCTGCGCGCGGCGGACGCGGTGAAGTTGACCTGTGGAAAGTATCCGGCCTCGGCGATGGCGCGCCGGGCCCGGGCCTCGCGCACGCGCGCCAGCGCGACCTTGAGGTTCCGGTTACCCGCCGCGGCCCGCTCGATCAGCGCCGACAGATCGGGATCGCCCAGCACGGTCCACCAGCGGGCGAGTCCATCCTCTGCCGGCGACGCCGCGCTCAGGCCGCCGCCGAGTTCGCGGCTCCATGCGGCCGGCAACCTCGTCTCGGGCTCGACGTAGTCGGGCCCGACCGTAAAGCAACCCCACAGCGCGAGCGCGACGGATAGAGCGCCCGAGAACCGCACGGCTGCGCGGGACACCTCGTACCGGCGACTCGCGCGTGTCGTCTCCAGGATGAACATGGTCCTTCCGCATTCATTCATGACGCAGCGCCTCGATCGGATCGAGCTGCGCGGCGCGGCGCGCCGGAACGTAGCCGAAGACGACCCCCACGCCTCCGGAAAAGAGCAGAGCGAGCACCATGATCCCGGGATTCAGCACCAGCGGAACTTCCAGCAGGCGCGCCAGGGCGGCGGACGCCGCGAGCGCGAGCAGCAGGCCGAACAGGCCGCCGAACGAGGCCAGCACCACCGACTCCACCAGAAACTGCGTCAGCACGTCGCGCTCGTAGGCGCCGATCGCCAGCCGGATCCCGATTTCGCGCGTCCGCTCCGTGACCGACACGAGCATGATGTTCATGATCCCGATGCCGCCCACCACCAGGCTGACTGCTGCGACGGCGCTCAGCAGCAGCGTGAGGATGCGGGTCGTACCGGTGAGCGTCTGCGCGATCTGGCGGGTATCCAGGACCGAGAAGTCGTTGATCTCGTTGGGAGCGAGATGCCGTCGCTCGCGCATCAACCGCTCGACGGCCGCCTTGACCCTGTCGATGGCGCCCTCCTCCCGCACGGAAAGCTGGATCGAAGAGATGTCGCGGTTGCCTGCGATACGCCGCTGAAAGGTCCGAAGCGGTATCACGACGAGATCGTCTTGATCCCTGCCCATCACGGACTGTCCTTTTGCCTCCAGCAGCCCGATGACCTCGCAAGAAACGTTCCTCAACCGCACCTTGCTGCCCAGCGGGTCCTGCGCGCCGAACAGCTCCCTGCTCACCGTGGCTCCGAGCACGCAGACGGCCTTGCCGGCGCGCAGCTCGGCCTCGCTGAACGTCCGCCCGCGCGCCAGGACCCAGTTCGCCGCGGCGAAGTAGTCGTTGGTCGTCCCCGTGACCGCGGTCGACCAGTTTTTGTTGCCGAAGACGGCCGTGACCGGCTTGGTCGCCGTGGGCGCCACGACTTTAAGATCCCCGATCTCCCGGGCGATCGCTTCGACGTCGCTCTCGCTGAACGGGGCCACGGTTACGCCTCGCCCGGGGCCCATCTGTCCCGGGAGCACGATCACCACGTTGCTCCCCAGGCTCGCGATCTGCTGAGAGACCTGCAGCGTGGCGCCGCTCCCGAGCGTCACCATCACGATGACCGACGCCACGCCGATGACGATTCCGAGGATGGTAAGGAACGAGCGCAGGGCGTTGCGGCGCAGCTCCCGCACGGCGAGCAAGAAGGCATTCCCGAGCATCACGCCGCCTCGTGCCGCTGGCCCTCGTCGGACTCCACGCGCCCGTCGACGAAGCGCACGACGCGCCGCGCGTACGCCGCGATGTCGCGCTCGTGGGTGACCAGAACGATCGTGATTCCGCGGTCGCGGTTGAGCGCGTCCAGCAGATCCATGATCTCGCGGCTCCGCGCGGTATCGAGGTTCCCCGTCGGCTCATCGGCGAACAGAACCCGCGGCGCCGTCACGATCGCGCGGGCGATCGCGACCCGTTGCTGCTGGCCGCCCGAAAGCTCGGAGGGAGTGTGGCTTTCCCACCCGCCCAGCCCCACCGCCTCCAGCGCCCGGCGGGCGAGCGCCCGGCGCTCCGCGACCGGATACCCGCGGTAGATCAGCGGCAGCTCGACGTTCTCCAGAGCCGAGGTGCGGTTGAGCAGGTTGTAGCCTTGAAAGACGAACCCGAGGAAATAGCGCCGCAGCCGCGCTCTCTGGACGCGGGAGAGGTCGCGTACCTCGACGCCCTCGAAGCGGTACGATCCCGATGTCGGGGTGTCCAGGCAGCCGAGAATGTTCAGGCAGGTCGATTTTCCCGAGCCGCTCGGCCCCATGACGGCGACGAACTCGCCCCGTTCGATGCGCAGGTCCACGCCGCGCAAGGCGTGCACCGCCGCCGTTCCCACGCCGTAGACTTTGGTTACCTTGCGCAGCAGGATCTGGGGTCCGCGAGCCGATTCTTCCGCAGGCGCTTCCATCACGAACCTGCCTTGATGACGTCGACGACGACCTGGGTTCCCGGCGCGATTTCGCCGCCGACAATTTCCGTCATCACCCCGTCGGTCGATCCCGTGGTTACCGGAACGGCAGCGAGCTCTCCGTCCCGCAGGACCCACAGCCGCTGCTGCCTGCTCTTCAGGTCGGCCGGCTCACGTCGGCGTTCCCGCGGAGGGCGGGGAAACAGCCGGCCAAGCAGGCTGCCGGCGGGAGCCGCTTCCTCTACCGGAGGCGGCGAAAAACGCAGCGCGGCATTCGGCGCCAGCAGGACATCGGCGAGCTTTTTCACGGTGATGTTCGCCGTGGCGGTCATACCGGGCCGGAGCGCGAGATCGGTGTTGTCGACCGAGAGCAGCGTCTTGTAGGTGACCACGCCCTGAACGGTCTCCGGGCCGTAGCGAACCTGCTTGACGACCGCCTTGAAGATCCGGCCCGGGTAACCGTCCACCGTAAAGAAGGCCTCCTGTCCGTCCCTGACGTGGGCCACGTCGGCCTCGTCGACGTCGACCT carries:
- a CDS encoding MBL fold metallo-hydrolase; translated protein: MQPARAATSGPALTPISGVAGKGPACFLVEAGSVRLLLDLGYGPQPGLLPDVSGVGEVDALVLSHGHRDHAGGLSLMSKIGNPPVFATEWVCRGLPAGVESRVLPLAGSTDIVGIRVDTGRSGHAPGGVWLRLHVGGGLLYMGDHSSESILYRYDAPPPARTVILDASYGADDTPLARQFASFDAVFSAGDVLLPVPADGRGPEIALYLARRGCAVRVDEAVRAGLRRLAEEGRESLHPGTETEIARIAATAGPIDGTQGVMLASRADATAGEAARRVAEWGGAARPAIVFTGYVPPGTPAERLIKSGRARYLRWNVHPRLSDNVALVRSAGPATVVPAFCEREALDELARAFAPAEVAAAGVVRL
- the glgP gene encoding alpha-glucan family phosphorylase, coding for MPVESDRWIAYFSMEIGLEAAMPTYSGGLGVLAGDTLRAAADLKVPLVGVTLLHRKGYFYQRLDPSGWQTEEPVDWVVEDFLAETPHRTAVVIEGRSVQLRAWKYELRGAGNFIVPVYFLDSDLPDNSEWDRTLTHFLYGGDQRYRLAQEIILGIGGVRMLRAIGYDAISRFHMNEGHAGLLALELLDEEARKAGREKIEPRDVEVVRKKCIFTTHTPVAAGHDQFPLDLVDRLLARREVHEMKDVFCCEGILNMTYLALNLSHYVNGVAKRHGEISRLMFAGYNIDAITNGVHAATWTSGPFRRLFDQYIPGWQQDNFSLRYALSIPAEDIWRAHMRAKRSLILDINRQTNAGMDVDVLTIGFARRAAAYKRADLLVSDLARLKEIASGGRLQIVYAGKAHPHDASGKESIQRVVRALQSLRGSVKGVYLENYDLELGKKLTSGVDVWLNTPQPPLEASGTSGMKAALNGVPSLSVLDGWWIEGCIEGVTGWSIGPKPAGDEAKNHSRDAAALYEKLQDVVVPLFYGNRNGFIDVMRHAIALNGSFFNTHRMLQQYVLKAYF
- a CDS encoding efflux transporter outer membrane subunit, with product MNECGRTMFILETTRASRRYEVSRAAVRFSGALSVALALWGCFTVGPDYVEPETRLPAAWSRELGGGLSAASPAEDGLARWWTVLGDPDLSALIERAAAGNRNLKVALARVREARARRAIAEAGYFPQVNFTASAARSRGSEQTGAGETRELYKTGFDATWEIDVFGRVRRSVEAAQGDLEASVADYHDVLVTVLAEVAVNYVEARTLQAQLQVAEENVEAQTETLQLTEWRFEAGLVSRLDVEQARSNLENTRAQLPRLRSDIEAARNRIAVLVGVHPGALDAELSARKPIPQPPVEIAVGVPAETLRRRPDVRRAERQLAAQTARVGVATADLYPRLSLPGSIGLEALSGDRLFSAGSRAASLAGSLVWTIFKGGAIRRAIEAQSALQQQALEQYEAAVLTALEDVENALVAYAGEQERQRALAEADQAARHAAQLARDQYASGLVDFQTVLDAERTSLASQDQLVQSRGRVASNLIALYKSLGGGWTQLAGLQP
- a CDS encoding ABC transporter permease, whose amino-acid sequence is MLGNAFLLAVRELRRNALRSFLTILGIVIGVASVIVMVTLGSGATLQVSQQIASLGSNVVIVLPGQMGPGRGVTVAPFSESDVEAIAREIGDLKVVAPTATKPVTAVFGNKNWSTAVTGTTNDYFAAANWVLARGRTFSEAELRAGKAVCVLGATVSRELFGAQDPLGSKVRLRNVSCEVIGLLEAKGQSVMGRDQDDLVVIPLRTFQRRIAGNRDISSIQLSVREEGAIDRVKAAVERLMRERRHLAPNEINDFSVLDTRQIAQTLTGTTRILTLLLSAVAAVSLVVGGIGIMNIMLVSVTERTREIGIRLAIGAYERDVLTQFLVESVVLASFGGLFGLLLALAASAALARLLEVPLVLNPGIMVLALLFSGGVGVVFGYVPARRAAQLDPIEALRHE
- a CDS encoding ABC transporter ATP-binding protein, encoding MEAPAEESARGPQILLRKVTKVYGVGTAAVHALRGVDLRIERGEFVAVMGPSGSGKSTCLNILGCLDTPTSGSYRFEGVEVRDLSRVQRARLRRYFLGFVFQGYNLLNRTSALENVELPLIYRGYPVAERRALARRALEAVGLGGWESHTPSELSGGQQQRVAIARAIVTAPRVLFADEPTGNLDTARSREIMDLLDALNRDRGITIVLVTHERDIAAYARRVVRFVDGRVESDEGQRHEAA